A region from the Zonotrichia leucophrys gambelii isolate GWCS_2022_RI chromosome Z, RI_Zleu_2.0, whole genome shotgun sequence genome encodes:
- the LSM5 gene encoding U6 snRNA-associated Sm-like protein LSm5 has translation MAASAVSNPSQLLPLELVDKCIGSRIHIVMKSDKEIVGTLLGFDDFVNMVLEDVTEFEITPEGRRITKLDQILLNGNNITMLVPGGEGPEV, from the exons ATGGCGGCTAGTGCGGTGTCCAACCCGTCCCAGCTCCTGCCGCTCG AACTTGTGGACAAGTGCATCGGTTCACGTATACACATCGTGATGAAGAGCGACAAAGAAATTGTTGGGACACTTCTAGGATTTGATGACTTTGTCA ATATGGTGCTGGAAGATGTTACGGAATT TGAGATCACACCTGAGGGCAGAAGAATCACAAAGCTGGACCAGATTCTGCTCAATGGAAATAACATAACTATG CTGGttcctggaggagaaggaccTGAAGTATGA